One window of the Macaca thibetana thibetana isolate TM-01 chromosome 13, ASM2454274v1, whole genome shotgun sequence genome contains the following:
- the LOC126933494 gene encoding LOW QUALITY PROTEIN: small integral membrane protein 7-like (The sequence of the model RefSeq protein was modified relative to this genomic sequence to represent the inferred CDS: substituted 2 bases at 2 genomic stop codons) → MKMIGDILLYGTLLMNAGAVLNFKLKKKDMQGFGKEVWELSTGDNIREFLLSLRYFXIFTILXNVFMMCCMIVLFGS, encoded by the coding sequence ATGAAGATGATTGGAGACATCCTGCTGTATGGGACATTGTTGATGAATGCTGGGGCAGTGCTCAACTTTAAGCTGAAAAAGAAGGACATGCAGGGCTTTGGGAAGGAGGTGTGGGAGCTCAGCACAGGTGACAACATTAGGGAATTCTTACTGAGCCTCAGATACTTTTGAATCTTCACCATCCTGTGAAATGTCTTCATGATGTGCTGCATGATTGTGCTGTTTGGCTCTTGA